The Aliidiomarina minuta nucleotide sequence TTGGTTTATTTGCTTTTCGTGATAGCTGCTGTGGGTGAATTTTTTTTGTTTGGTATGCAGCGAACACTATTGGCTATCGCTTATCGCAGAAAAGTAGACGGACAGTATCTTTGCCGTCAGTTACTGCCTGAGTGGTTCAGGTACATATGGGGTGTGCGAGGACTGCAGTTGCTATTACTGCTATTTATAATGCTTCTGAGTGGATGGAAAACGGCATTTTATACGCTTTGTGTCACTTTGCTTTTATCTTCCTTCCTACCGGTTCCTTTCACTCGTTATTATTCAGATATATTCCACAGACAGGCACGTCGGGTGCGAGTTAAAGACGAAGCGGCGGGTAGAGAATTAAAAGTAATACTTAAATCCGAAGGTATTTAAGCGGAATCTTTTAACTGGGATCCCTAAAGGCTTCGCTTTTGTTATCCTGACGCAGGAGCTGTGAGAATCTATCCACGCTCTTTATTGGCTCACGCAATTTGTTAGCACAGATTGCTTTTCAGGAGAACAGAATGACTAAAGTGTTACTCATAACAGGTGCCTCTAGCGGGATAGGTAAAGCAACTGCACGTAAAGCTGCGGGAGAGGGGCTTAAACTGATATTAACGGCGCGTCGACAGGAATTGCTGGATGAGCTGGTCGCTGAGTTTGGTGACGAAAATGCGCTTGCGGTTGCGGCGGATATCACTGACTTTGAACAGTTACAAAAGGTCGTTCAGAAGGGTGTTGAGAAGTTTGGACGACTGGATGTTACTTTTGCTAATGCGGGTATGGGGGCTTCTGTAGCGGGTACCGAAGAAGGTGACCCAAAAGAATGGAAGCGCATGATAGACCTCAATATTAATGCGCTGCTTTACACGGCCAAACTGACTTTACCGCACCTGCGTAAAACAACAGGGCATTTTATTATGACGGGGTCGGCAGCGGGTCGTATTACTTTGAAAGGTTCTGTTTATGGGGCTAGTAAATGGTTTGTGCACGGTTTCGCGAATAACCTGGCGGAAGAAATGAAAAGCTGGAGTGGTCGTTGTACA carries:
- a CDS encoding SDR family oxidoreductase, with amino-acid sequence MTKVLLITGASSGIGKATARKAAGEGLKLILTARRQELLDELVAEFGDENALAVAADITDFEQLQKVVQKGVEKFGRLDVTFANAGMGASVAGTEEGDPKEWKRMIDLNINALLYTAKLTLPHLRKTTGHFIMTGSAAGRITLKGSVYGASKWFVHGFANNLAEEMKSWSGRCTTIAPGMVNTPFFDEPKPDKLDPDDVADAVMHAINANPRNCVREIFLMPAYSGD